The following are encoded in a window of Manihot esculenta cultivar AM560-2 chromosome 8, M.esculenta_v8, whole genome shotgun sequence genomic DNA:
- the LOC110620335 gene encoding type I inositol polyphosphate 5-phosphatase 8 isoform X4 translates to MEASSGPKRKMEPGKPLATGSLNLRMFVGTWNVGGKSPHDGLNLRDWLKSPAPADIYVLGFQEIVPLNAGNVLGAEDNGPAVKWLSLIRQALNSNKNGQEVPQYYNNTAELKHSSSPQSDQQACIKPRLSFSDLLSLEDELGNEDFERLLNWNSKLSSSEEASPSPSCTSAGSPMQRHYCLAASKQMVGIFLCVWVRADLYKHISNLKVSCVGRGIMGYLGNKGSISISMTLHQTTFCFVCTHLTSGEKEGDEIRRNSDVSEILKKTRFSHSCRGLGQPLPPESILDHDKIIWLGDLNYRLAAGCGDTHELLKKNDWKALLKRDQLRIEQRAGRVFKGWEEGRIYFAPTYKYLNNSDNYVVQTSKSKEKRRTPAWCDRILWKGEGLKQMWYVRGESRFSDHRPVYSLFSVQINLSNSNLNKSNTSHKSGRYCPGRSSASSVLQSACMAKVQAEELLIIPRAQSYIHTAPRLP, encoded by the exons ATGGAAGCCAGCAGTGGACCTAAACGGAAAATGGAACCGGGAAAACCACTTGCCACAGGTTCTCTTAATCTCAG AATGTTCGTGGGGACATGGAATGTTGGAGGGAAGTCTCCCCATGATGGCCTCAACTTGAGAGATTGGCTAAAGTCACCTGCTCCTGCCGACATTTATGTTCTAGG GTTCCAGGAAATTGTGCCCCTGAATGCAGGGAACGTACTTGGGGCAGAAGACAATGGCCCAGCTGTTAAGTGGCTTTCCCTCATTCGACAAGCACTTAACAGCAACAAGAATGGCCAGGAAGTCCCTCAATATTACAACAATACGGCTGAATTAAAGCATTCATCTTCACCACAGTCTGATCAACAAGCTTGCATCAAACCTAGACTCAGCTTCTCTGACTTGCTGTCATTAGAAGATGAGCTTGGAAATGAAGATTTTGAAAGATTACTAAACTGGAATTCAAAATTAAGCTCGAGTGAGGAAGCATCTCCCAGCCCATCTTGCACCTCTGCAGGCAGTCCAATGCAGCGGCATTACTGCCTAGCAGCTAGCAAGCAGATGGTTGGGATCTTTTTATGCGTGTGGGTTCGAGCAGACCTCTACAAACACATAAGCAATTTGAAGGTCTCCTGTGTGGGTCGTGGCATCATGGGTTACCTAGGCAACAAG GGCTCAATTTCGATTAGTATGACATTGCACCAGACAACATTCTGCTTTGTTTGCACGCACTTGACTTCAGGGGAGAAAGAAGGTGATGAGATCAGAAGAAATTCAGATGTCAGTGAAATATTAAAGAAAACAAGGTTTTCTCATTCATGTAGAGGTCTTGGTCAGCCTCTTCCTCCTGAAAGTATATTAGATCATGA CAAGATTATTTGGCTTGGGGATTTGAATTATCGGCTTGCAGCAGGCTGTGGTGACACACATGAGCTTCTAAAGAAAAATGACTGGAAAGCACTTCTGAAGAGAGATCAG CTAAGGATAGAACAAAGAGCAGGGAGAGTTTTCAAAGGGTGGGAAGAAGGGAGGATATATTTTGCTCCAACATACAAGTACCTCAATAATTCAGATAATTACGTAGTTCAAACCTCAAAATCTAAAGAAAAACGTCGAACTCCTGCATG GTGCGACAGAATCCTGTGGAAAGGTGAAGGTCTTAAACAGATGTGGTATGTGAGAGGAGAGTCCAGATTCTCGGATCACAGACCTGTTTATTCTCTTTTCTCTGTTCAGATCAACCTgtcaaattcaaatttgaacAAATCCAATACTAGCCATAAATCTGGTAGATACTGTCCAGGAAGATCTTCAGCGAGTTCAGTTTTGCAATCAGCTTGTATGGCCAAAGTGCAAGCAGAGGAACTCTTGATAATTCCCAGGGCTCAAAGTTACATACACACAGCCCCTAGGTTACCATAA
- the LOC110620335 gene encoding type I inositol polyphosphate 5-phosphatase 8 isoform X3, whose amino-acid sequence MIERRKQKEGWLMEASSGPKRKMEPGKPLATGSLNLRMFVGTWNVGGKSPHDGLNLRDWLKSPAPADIYVLGFQEIVPLNAGNVLGAEDNGPAVKWLSLIRQALNSNKNGQEVPQYYNNTAELKHSSSPQSDQQACIKPRLSFSDLLSLEDELGNEDFERLLNWNSKLSSSEEASPSPSCTSAGSPMQRHYCLAASKQMVGIFLCVWVRADLYKHISNLKVSCVGRGIMGYLGNKGSISISMTLHQTTFCFVCTHLTSGEKEGDEIRRNSDVSEILKKTRFSHSCRGLGQPLPPESILDHDKIIWLGDLNYRLAAGCGDTHELLKKNDWKALLKRDQLRIEQRAGRVFKGWEEGRIYFAPTYKYLNNSDNYVVQTSKSKEKRRTPAWCDRILWKGEGLKQMWYVRGESRFSDHRPVYSLFSVQINLSNSNLNKSNTSHKSGRYCPGRSSASSVLQSACMAKVQAEELLIIPRAQSYIHTAPRLP is encoded by the exons AAGGATGGTTGATGGAAGCCAGCAGTGGACCTAAACGGAAAATGGAACCGGGAAAACCACTTGCCACAGGTTCTCTTAATCTCAG AATGTTCGTGGGGACATGGAATGTTGGAGGGAAGTCTCCCCATGATGGCCTCAACTTGAGAGATTGGCTAAAGTCACCTGCTCCTGCCGACATTTATGTTCTAGG GTTCCAGGAAATTGTGCCCCTGAATGCAGGGAACGTACTTGGGGCAGAAGACAATGGCCCAGCTGTTAAGTGGCTTTCCCTCATTCGACAAGCACTTAACAGCAACAAGAATGGCCAGGAAGTCCCTCAATATTACAACAATACGGCTGAATTAAAGCATTCATCTTCACCACAGTCTGATCAACAAGCTTGCATCAAACCTAGACTCAGCTTCTCTGACTTGCTGTCATTAGAAGATGAGCTTGGAAATGAAGATTTTGAAAGATTACTAAACTGGAATTCAAAATTAAGCTCGAGTGAGGAAGCATCTCCCAGCCCATCTTGCACCTCTGCAGGCAGTCCAATGCAGCGGCATTACTGCCTAGCAGCTAGCAAGCAGATGGTTGGGATCTTTTTATGCGTGTGGGTTCGAGCAGACCTCTACAAACACATAAGCAATTTGAAGGTCTCCTGTGTGGGTCGTGGCATCATGGGTTACCTAGGCAACAAG GGCTCAATTTCGATTAGTATGACATTGCACCAGACAACATTCTGCTTTGTTTGCACGCACTTGACTTCAGGGGAGAAAGAAGGTGATGAGATCAGAAGAAATTCAGATGTCAGTGAAATATTAAAGAAAACAAGGTTTTCTCATTCATGTAGAGGTCTTGGTCAGCCTCTTCCTCCTGAAAGTATATTAGATCATGA CAAGATTATTTGGCTTGGGGATTTGAATTATCGGCTTGCAGCAGGCTGTGGTGACACACATGAGCTTCTAAAGAAAAATGACTGGAAAGCACTTCTGAAGAGAGATCAG CTAAGGATAGAACAAAGAGCAGGGAGAGTTTTCAAAGGGTGGGAAGAAGGGAGGATATATTTTGCTCCAACATACAAGTACCTCAATAATTCAGATAATTACGTAGTTCAAACCTCAAAATCTAAAGAAAAACGTCGAACTCCTGCATG GTGCGACAGAATCCTGTGGAAAGGTGAAGGTCTTAAACAGATGTGGTATGTGAGAGGAGAGTCCAGATTCTCGGATCACAGACCTGTTTATTCTCTTTTCTCTGTTCAGATCAACCTgtcaaattcaaatttgaacAAATCCAATACTAGCCATAAATCTGGTAGATACTGTCCAGGAAGATCTTCAGCGAGTTCAGTTTTGCAATCAGCTTGTATGGCCAAAGTGCAAGCAGAGGAACTCTTGATAATTCCCAGGGCTCAAAGTTACATACACACAGCCCCTAGGTTACCATAA